ACTGacaatttcaattaataaaacaataCAATTTGCAACTACTTGCATTATCAAAAACGTACAGTTATATACAGGATTatgaaaattcattttgtctTGGCAGTTATACACAGATTAAATGTAAATCCATGAGAAAATGCATCACTAATATTGAAAGACTACGATCAACGGCGGTTAAATAGTTGAAGGTCGAGCTTGAGGACAATTTCTCCCGATTTCACCTCATACAAAGGCAGCCGCTTGATGAGCGGGCTGCGATATTCCATCTAGCAAAGTTCTCGTATCATCAATAAAATCTGTCCGTTCACGAAAATAATGTATTACTAAGTACATAAAAAACACTACATAACATAAACTTTCTCTACATCTTTGACAGCGAAGACTTCTTTGCTGCGAGCACAGGTATAGTCCGCAAGGCCTATTgattcaaaaacaaacacaatatGGTTGAACTTGTGCACGAAAACTGATAAATGTCTGCTCTCCGTACACACGACCGTTGGGTAGCTTCATAGGTAAGTTATGTTCGTTAAGAGATAAGCCCGAAAAGCGACAGATCTATCTTGATTGTGAGCAATGAGCGTGAGTAATCGTTCAGCAAACTTGTTCAATAGTTCTTGACACATGGGACATTCAACATTCCTCTGATCCATTGGGCGATAACATTGCctgtaaaaattaaatcgATTAAAGTGAAAAGTTCTTGGAAATGGcgttaaaagttaaaacttaCGGAGTTTTCATTGTGGAGAGACCAGCTTGCAACGCAACAGCCAACACAGACAATGGAGCCAACTGATAGAGGCGGAAATAGTCTTGAcgaaatttttcaatcgaGGCATTCCACCTCGACGCATCGAGCAACTCCTTGTGTGGTGATACCCCTGAAATGCGTACACGAATTAGTATCCTTAAAGTTATCCGGTTACAATTTATTCAAACTCACGAGTGTCAGAAGGGAACGCAAGGAGGGCGAGTGCGTGTTGAAGGTTCTCCCAGGGCACGTCGTCCATGTTGGTCAAGTCTCAAATACTTCCGGGCGACAAGTTCCTGTTATAATATCACTTAGGGTTTTATGTATATTGACTGGCAACTTGTCATCTTCAAGAcaaaattttctgaaattgaAGTATGcctgaaaaaaaaccaaaatgaaataactctATAAAACAATCATGTCAAATAAAGTATGGTAACAAACTATTTAAATGACAAGTAGCTGCTATGACATCACTTAAGGTGACATGTAAATCGACTGGCAACTTTTGTCATCTTCAAGACAAAACTCCACTTTCTGAAACTGAAATGTGTCTGATGATGAATGtaatcttaaaattttttttgcttacCACCATTACATCATCAAGGCCTTTTAGATGAGGGAAAGCCAGAAGAGAAAGCTTTTTTTACATGCCGAATAAAGTATGGTGTGCTAGTATATCAGTAAGGATGACATGTAAATCAACTGGCAACTTGTCGTCATCTTCAAGACATAATTTTCTGAAAGGGAGAGATGTCTGATGATATCTgcaaataatttgtttctttagtTTTTATCACATAGGAAGATGAGTGACATAATGAAAACCTACTgtcaattccatttttctaTGTTTTCCAGTTAATTCAGCATCAGCACCCACATATGTGAACTATCTGCCAATCTAGTACAGATTTGATAGGTAAAGGAATCATCAGTTATGACACTGGAGACAtcatggtcttttttttttcttataagaaTCCTGCAACagttgaaatttgaaacataAACACAGTGTTtcacaagaagaaaacaatcaaCAACATTCAATCGATGAATTCCAATGATTGCCCACAGTATGCCATGCCAAAAGCAGACTGGCTGATACAAATTACCGTCGTCTGCTAGTCAACAATCAACTAAAAGTCAATCCgggtgtctttttctttcgcagATATCtcgagaataagaaaaaccaCAACgcaaatttagtcttttcggTGAAATGGAaagttcttctttccattAGAACTGATTGGACCCTTTAATTTTGTGGAATCGTATATGCAAtctattttagaatttttcccattttttttcgttttttgctCCCAATCCCCcttaaatatagtaaatagtcCTAAAAATTAGTCAATGTACATGTAAAACAATATTCCACGTCGAATGGGATAGGTCGCGTCGTGATCGGAACATCACGAGAGcgtgaaaattcgaaaaaccgTTTTCGTCGCCCCCCGCCCAATTCCCCAGGGACCTCTCATGGTTAACACTATTTGGAGCGCTGTCggaacttttgtttcttcaaatctcTCACCCTTAAAAGGCGGTAAGCCTtcggctttttaaaataagaattttaaaaatctctcaGGGATCAAGCCCCTCTGTGGCACCTTCGAGATTTTATAAGTctcctttcgttttttttcttgattaggaaatttaaaaatttagttttcgtATTGTTTTCTCTGTTCGTCATCTTATACTCTCACTGTTGCACCTCTTGTGTGGAATAAAAACtccgtcttttgtttttcaaattagggTGGgttcaaaattcttttctgatACTACTACTAGATGACGCTAGTTGTTCGTGTGCCGGTGGTCTCGCAAAATTGAACTGAAACTTGACCCGTTTCAAAAATCTTGTATTGGTAAACCTATTAAACTAGCACATGACGCTTGACAAAAAAGGATTTTGTGACTCCCAACTGCTGCATCTAATTGATTTTGCCAGGGTTCAtatctatttaaaaacaatgaaCATATTATTGAATTCTACATACAACATCGATGAATTAGACCAAAGGTGGCTTTTCCTTCTTAATGTTCAGCTCGAAGCTATGACGACACAAGTTGGGCTGAATCCTAACCCTAATTGTTGGCAATCACGACGAGTAGCTGGAGAATAGCGTGGGCAGCGAAATTCTCTATAGCCATGGATTCTTGATTAGGAGTCTTGGCAGTCAAAGTATATACTGTCATGGTCCATCAGTACTTCGCTATAATCTTTGGAAATAGAAATAACATTGTAAAATCCCATGTTCTCATCATCACGTAAAACATGGAATAATAAAACAGTACTGAGGCCTGAGGGGAAAGCTTGTTTTGAAGGCCAAATAAATATGGTATTCTAGGATATCACTTAGGGTACCATGTAAATCAATTGTCAACTTGTCATCTTCAATGCATAGCTTTCTGAAACTGAAAGATGTCTGATGATGAATGTAATCTGcaaaaaattgtgttgttgAGTTGTATAATCACACAGAAAGATTAGTGAATAATGAATACAACCTGTCAATTCCATTTTACACAGCTGCAGCTTACATTTTTCTTCGTTACAAAATTTCAACCCTGAAATCATACATGCCTTTTAAATGAGGGAAATTCGTTTTGCATCCCGAAAAAAGTATTGTATGCTATGATATCATTTAGGGTGACATGTAGATCAATTTCCAACTTGTCATCTTTCCGACaaataaaaactgaaatgGAGGTATGTCTGATGATAAATGTAAtctgcaaataatttttttgattagTGTTTATCAGACAGAAGGATTAGGGAAAAAATGAACACATACtttaaattccattttttttacgttttccaGTTGATTCAGCACCTATACATGTGACCTATCTGCCAAATTTGGTACAGATTTGATAGGTAAAGGAACAGTCAGTTGTGACACAAGAggcatgtttttctttccttattaTAATCCTGCAatagttaaaatttgaaacataAACACATTGCTTCACAAGATGAAATCAATCACAAACATTCAAACGATCAAATTTAAGTACCCACAGTAGGCCATGCCACAGCCCACAAGCAGACTGGCTGACTGGCTGTTGCAAATTACCGTCGTCTGCTAGTCAACAAACAATCAACTCAAAGTCAATCTgggtgtctttttctttcgcagATATCTCGCGAACAAGGAAAACAATAAtgcaaatttagtcttttccgTTAGATGAAaagttcttctttcatttagagGTGGTTGCATCCTCTAATTttagaagacatttttttcctatattttagaagtttcccctttttttctccttttttgctTCCAATCTCCCGttaattttgttaattgttgTAAAATTAAGTCATAATATATGTAAAAAGTAATTCTACGTCGAATGAGGTAAGTCGCGTCGTGATCGGAGCATCACGAGAGCGTCAAAGTCCCGAAAACCGTTATCGTCGCCCCCCGCCCAATTCCCCAGGGACCTCTCAGGGTTAATACTATTTGGAGCGCTGTCTGCACTTTCGTTTCTTCAAATCTCTCACCCTTAAAAGGCGGTAAGCCTtcggctttttaaaataagaattttaaaaatctctcaGGGACAAGCCCCTCTGTGGCACCTTCGAGATTTTATAAGTctcctttcgttttttttcttgattaggaaatttaaaaatttagttttcgtATTGTTTTCTCTGTTCGTCATCTTATACTCTCACTGTTGCACCTCTTGTGTGGAATAAAAACtccgtcttttgtttttcaaattagggTGGgttcaaaattcttttctgatACTACTACTAGATGACGCTAGTTGTTCGTGTGCCGGTGGTCTCGCAAAATTGAACTGAAACTTGACCCGTTTCAAAAATCTTGTATTGGTAAACCTATTAAACTAGCACATGACGCTTGACAAAAAAGGATTTTGTGACTCCCAACTGCTGCATCTAATTGATTTTGCCAGGGTTCAtatctatttaaaaacaatgaaCATATTATTGAATTCTACATACAACATCGATGAATTAGACCAAAGGTGGCTTTTCCTTCTTAATGTTCAGCTCGAAGCTATGACGACACAAGTTGGGCTGAATCCTAACCCTAATTGTTGGCAATCACGACGAGTAGCTGGAGAATAGCGTGGGCAGCGAAATTCTCTATAGCCATGGATTCTTGATTAGGAGTCTTGGCAGTCAAAGTATATACTGTCATGGTCCATCAGTACTTCGCTATAATCTTTGGAAATAGAAATAACATTGTAAAATCCCATGTTCTCATCATCACGTAAAACATGGAATAATAAAACAGTACTGAGGCCTGAGGGGAAAGCTTGTTTTGAAGGCCAAATAAATATGGTATTCTAGGATATCACTTAGGGTACCATGTAAATCAATTGTCAACTTGTCATCTTCAATGCATAGCTTTCTGAAACTGAAAGATGTCTGATGATGAATGTAATCTGcaaaaaattgtgttgttgAGTTGTATAATCACACAGAAAGATTAGTGAATAATGAATACAACCTGTCAATTCCATTTTACACAGCTGCAGCTTACATTTTTCTTCGTTACAAAATTTCAACCCTGAAATCATACATGCCTTTTAAATGAGGGAAATTCGTTTTGCATCCCGAAAAAAGTATTGTATGCTATGATATCATTTAGGGTGACATGTAGATCAATTTCCAACTTGTCATCTTTCCGACaaataaaaactgaaatgGAGGTATGTCTGATGATAAATGTAAtctgcaaataatttttttgattagTGTTTATCAGACAGAAGGATTAGGGAAAAAATGAACACATACtttaaattccattttttttacgttttccaGTTGATTCAGCACCTATACATGTGACCTATCTGCCAAATTTGGTACAGATTTGATAGGTAAAGGAACAGTCAGTTGTGACACAAGAggcatgtttttctttccttattaTAATCCTGCAatagttaaaatttgaaacataAACACATTGCTTCACAAGATGAAATCAATCACAAACATTCAAACGATCAAATTTAAGTACCCACAGTAGGCCATGCCACAGCCCACAAGCAGACTGGCTGACTGGCTGTTGCAAATTACCGTCGTCTGCTAGTCAACAAACAATCAACTCAAAGTCAATCTgggtgtctttttctttcgcagATATCTCGCGAACAAGGAAAACAATAAtgcaaatttagtcttttccgTTAGATGAAaagttcttctttcatttagagGTGGTTGCATCCTCTAATTttagaagacatttttttcctatattttagaagtttcccctttttttctccttttttgctTCCAATCTCCCGttaattttgttaattgttgTAAAATTAAGTCATAATATATGTAAAAAGTAATTCTACGTCGAATGAGGTAAGTCGCGTCGTGATCGGAGCATCACGAGAGCGTCAAAGTCCCGAAAACCGTTATCGTCGCCCCCCGCCCAATTCCCCAGGGACCTCTCAGGGTTAATACTATTTGGAGCGCTGTCTGCACTTTCGTTTCTTCAAATCTCTCACCCTTAAAAGGCGGTAAGCCTtcggctttttaaaataagaattttaaaaatctctcaGGGATAAATTGTTATCTGGGTGTAGCTGCTACTGATGCATTTTCTTCCCCGGCTTTGGGCGATAATCAAAACTTCGACCGACTTAATGGCGCACATTTGAAATTCGCAGTCGCACACGTACAAAAATGTCGTCATTCGgccaaatacatttttataaaGCGCTAAAGGTTAATTATGTTCACAAAAGGTTCCGCCATCAAACGTGTTGACCAAGGGGCCCGACGGAAACTACACCCACACTGGAAGTTCGAATCATAAGATCAGATTTTTCAAGcatagaattttttattttcttagagGGCGAGACCAATAAGGCAATAAAGGCAATAAGAATATATTTCTTTCATATTCATTGTATAGCAGTAGATGCTGtttagtttattattattgcaagGCGTCTGCTAGAGCTTAGAAGTTAGAATTTTGAAAGttataagactttttgattgaAAGTTGGTATCTTGAACTTTGTTTATTGTGCTAGTGAAAGACTTACGAGGTTAAAATGGCACcagcaataaaagaaaaagcttgGTCGACATtacaaatagaaaatttattgGATGAATATATGGCTAGAAAGGTAATTGTGTTGCTTATTAGTTTAATGTTAACCAATGTTAACTTGATTGTTATTGGTCTAGGGTGTTATTCTTGGTGCCTTGAGGCCGGGTTTTAccaaataacacaaaaaacGTGCTTGGAAAGCAATTGTAGAAACCTTAGGACATGCCTGCCCTGATGAACCATTTCATGATGTTAaggagacgaagaagaaatttgctAACATCAAAGCAATAGCAACTGCTAATATTGCTGAATGTAATCGTAGTTTGAGTGAGACAGGTAGCCTATTAGTTTGAGTGAGACAGGTAGCCTATTATAGCAGAGTTTATGTTATTGAAGCATGGTGTTTAACAATTTTGTTATTAGGAGGTGGCCAACAAGTAATTCTTAAACCGTTGCATCTTAAAATGCTGAATGAACTCTTTGGCCTCGTCTTTGGCAAAACCAATGCTGTCCTTGCAGGCTCTATTCCAGTAAATATCATTCTATTGTACCTAACCAGAGTTTCAATTAAACTTTATTATGCATTTCAAATAATAGGGAGGGGTGCAGTCTGAAACTCGTATCAGTGACCCAACTCAAGAGCTTATTGGAAGATCCAACAATGAAAAGGATGCGCCGAGTATTCACGATTCTGAGCCCCTTCCTTCATCATGCTCTAATAATGAACACGTAGAGATTGCATCAGACATATATCGTGATGATCCCGAATTAGAAATGGCTATGACAATCTGTAATCGCAAATCTTTTGAAGAGTTCCAAGAAGACGAAGATGATTACGAAGCCAATTCCCCTACTTGTAGTTTACGTGAGGCAGTTAATCGTTGTAAACGTCAACGATGCGAAAAATCTGATATGTCTTCATCAAAACGTCTTGTTCGTGATAGGCTTGACGTTCTTAATTCCACCATATTAGCACGTAAACTAATGGGTGACCCCATTAGAGACGATGAAATCCCGAAGATCTCTACGATATCATGTATGGAAAGACTAAAGATTCAATCTAATACACAACAACACGTCTAATACGTAAATTGATTAAGTGATATTCTTTGTCGCTTTGCGAATCCTTCACGTCGCAGCCGAAGTTTTTCTTGATTGACATTTACGTTTATGTCATTGTTTTCGGCGGTTTTCGGGAGGCATTCTAATTTCAAACAATTCTCCTTCTACCCCTTCATCGAAGTCAGGCTACTTCCTCTTTCGCGCAATGttgtgtaaaacaattggataGGGGTAAGTGGAATAAGTTTTTCAGTGATTATGCCTACCGACAAGTACGGCCAGGTTGAAGGCGAATTTCTCCATGTAAGCAGTGAACACGTCGTTTAACTGTGCCAAAAATGCGTTCAACGGTGTTGCGAGTATTTTTGTGTGAGCCGTTTATTAAATCGTTCTTACAAAGTTTAGTTTAAAAACTGTTAAATAGGATCCGGATGAAACGTTTGGGCTGCGACTGCCGAGTCCGCTGTTCCGTCTGCCGGACGGAAGTCTGTTGGGTCACCAAACAAAATCGCTGAGGTCCAAAGGTATTCAATtcattattatcatttttaaGGGCTTGAATTGACAAGTGTGGGAATTTAGGGCAAAGGTGACAAGGACGGTGGCTGTCAGTGTGGCGTCGACGGCGTCAAATATCATCTCCTCTGCAATTAATGCCATtaattaaaactaaaatttgatTACCGTAGAATGAAATTATTTCGCCGAGTCGTGtgcaattgaaatttattgaCATTGGAAATGCGTGTATTTAATCAACGTTTGGcatgttttaaaaagaataacagTGGCAAAGTAAATGCAATGCTTAGCAATGAATATTTACAAAAGATATGTATATTATACATATTCAGGGAGGTTTAattggcttttcttttttttcgaataattTGATGTTTCACCTTGTTGACATGCATCCTACCAAATTTATTGAACGGTAACAATTTGACATTCGGTGGTCGCTGCTCTAGAATCCGGACGGCGCTGTTGTTGCGGAATCTGTAAATTTCGTGCGATACGTTGTTGCACAGTTGGCGTGGAATACCTTTGCTCGACTGCAGAAAATAAAgggagaagaaaatattttcatgGTTCATTCTGATTTTTCAAACCTTTTCTCGCCTCTTCTACCTTATAGATATTGGTGTGGGGGCCTGAGGGGATTGTTCAGTTTGCCGCTGAGATTCTGCTCGAAGCCTCGAACGATTGTGCTGTATTGTCGCCTCTGTTAGAATTCTGCCGGAATTGAAACCGTGTTTTTCGTTTATTCCATTTCTTCTCTGTAACTTTGTGCTGGCGACTTAAGGCGATGTCTGAGAGATGGCAGCCATAcggttttgtttccctttgttATTCATAGGCGCGCgttgaataaaattaattaaccaATTCGCGTTGTATTTAACCTACCGTATCCCTCGTTCTCTGGCCCGCTGACAAAACCACCAGCCAGGCAGAGAAGTGTTGATTTCAATTGAGTGTGATGGCGTAAATATTATTTCGTCCCAAAGAGTGTGTCGCTATAGTTTGTCTCTCATTTCGGCATTCGTAGCGAATGGTAGCgaatcattctttttttctagccTGAGCCGTTAACCTAGGGAAGATGTTAATAAGTGTTATCATCAATAACAAGGTGAGAAATCCAAATTCGAATGAACTATAGTTAAACTAGCAGCAAATGATTTCTGGAGAGCAGAAGTTGAAAGCAAAAGTTGAACCTTGGTGGGTGAAATACTGAAATCACATTTACTTGGGCTTATTTTGCGCAAGTCCTATTTAGCTTTATAGTCAATAAATCGGCTACTAATCAGCATCAGTATTTTATTGACACATCAATGTTCAAATCTTTCATCACACAATGGGGGGATTTAAGCGGATTTAAGTAAAAAACGGATAAAAAACCCAATAATCTCCATTTTCTCGACATGTCCTCTTACAACTaccgagaaataaaaaatgaacctATTAACGAGAAACAGATTATGAGATAAATAGATGGTAGCCTAAATCTATAGGTAAATGGTAGTTCTCAATGTAAAGTAAGACTATTGGGGAAAACACAGGCGATGAATTTCCGAGGAACGAAATCACCTCACTATtagcaagaaaataaaaaaatagagtaTAAACAATTCGGAGAAAACGTATCTATGGCGTAAACATCGGGAGCCTCGCGTTTTGCTTTTATCAATTCCTTTCTAGAGAGAAACGATACAAAAACGTCAGAATAATCCGC
The sequence above is drawn from the Daphnia pulicaria isolate SC F1-1A chromosome 1, SC_F0-13Bv2, whole genome shotgun sequence genome and encodes:
- the LOC124321267 gene encoding E3 ubiquitin-protein transferase MAEA-like, with protein sequence MDDVPWENLQHALALLAFPSDTRVSPHKELLDASRWNASIEKFRQDYFRLYQLAPLSVLAVALQAGLSTMKTPQCYRPMDQRNVECPMCQELLNKFAERLLTLIAHNQDRSVAFRAYLLTNITYL
- the LOC124321264 gene encoding uncharacterized protein LOC124321264; the protein is MLNELFGLVFGKTNAVLAGSIPGGVQSETRISDPTQELIGRSNNEKDAPSIHDSEPLPSSCSNNEHVEIASDIYRDDPELEMAMTICNRKSFEEFQEDEDDYEANSPTCSLREAVNRCKRQRCEKSDMSSSKRLVRDRLDVLNSTILARKLMGDPIRDDEIPKISTISCMERLKIQSNTQQHV